In Streptococcus dysgalactiae subsp. dysgalactiae, the following are encoded in one genomic region:
- a CDS encoding S-ribosylhomocysteine lyase: MTKEVIVESFELDHTIVKAPYVRLISEEFGPKGDVITNFDVRLVQPNHNSIETAGLHTIEHLLAKLIRQRIDGMIDCSPFGCRTGFHLIMWGKHSSTDIARVIKASLEEIATGITWEDVPGTTIESCGNYKDHSLFAAKEWAQLILNQGISDDPFERHVI, encoded by the coding sequence ATGACAAAAGAAGTTATCGTCGAAAGTTTTGAACTAGACCACACTATTGTAAAGGCTCCCTATGTCCGCCTTATTTCTGAAGAATTCGGTCCAAAAGGTGATGTCATTACCAACTTTGACGTTCGCCTAGTGCAACCTAATCACAATTCCATTGAAACTGCCGGTCTGCATACTATTGAACACTTACTGGCCAAGCTAATTCGTCAGCGCATTGACGGCATGATTGACTGTTCACCCTTTGGATGCCGAACAGGCTTTCACCTGATTATGTGGGGAAAACATAGTTCAACCGATATTGCCCGCGTGATTAAGGCGAGCTTAGAAGAAATTGCAACTGGAATTACCTGGGAAGATGTTCCAGGAACAACCATTGAATCCTGTGGGAACTACAAAGACCATAGTCTTTTTGCTGCCAAGGAATGGGCTCAACTGATTTTAAATCAAGGTATCTCAGATGATCCTTTTGAGCGTCACGTCATCTAA
- a CDS encoding cell division site-positioning protein MapZ family protein, which produces MSEESKEVEVTKESQILGLNEAKSMTVGEAVRKESEIKAGVTEDDSILDKYIKQHRDEVSSQKFDAAKYTELDTASLDNFIKKQREELSKVGLVDDDFVENEPAATNLSEPSSEGVPDELASVEAAAVTTGVPVEAMVPVDPVEKTIPEPQVTQEEPVREQFFTDTDASKPRQKRGWLIALLLLLLAIIATVFGWNYLKQDNTKTNKAASSPTTQTSKTEASKKAQQLKADAKAFEKKYSAFYTDATKSNLKNSAFTNLPELEKALKSLEGSSYYDKAKEKVNALKKAITAITAVNGKFVSDAIVDGNKVAAEVKPDANFDDLSSATLTTGNANLDAVLQASITEGRQQLATKAEAAKAASDQAAAQAQQATEVPAAQTSSAMGPSSGYGITAYNPASLQRQLSRVPYNDSVIADSGNPAWTFNPGILEKIVATSQARGYISGNQYILEPVNIINGNGYYNMFKPDGTYLFSINCKTGYFVGNAKGHSDALDY; this is translated from the coding sequence GTGTCAGAAGAAAGCAAAGAAGTCGAAGTAACAAAAGAATCGCAAATATTGGGACTCAATGAAGCCAAGTCAATGACAGTTGGTGAAGCGGTACGCAAAGAGTCAGAGATAAAAGCAGGTGTTACAGAGGATGATAGCATTTTAGATAAGTACATTAAGCAACACCGTGACGAAGTTTCTTCTCAAAAGTTTGATGCTGCTAAGTACACAGAGCTTGATACAGCTAGTTTAGATAACTTTATCAAAAAGCAACGAGAAGAGTTGAGTAAAGTTGGTCTTGTTGATGACGATTTTGTAGAGAATGAGCCAGCTGCTACCAACTTATCAGAGCCTTCAAGCGAGGGTGTCCCTGATGAATTGGCTTCTGTGGAGGCTGCTGCAGTCACAACAGGTGTTCCGGTCGAAGCAATGGTTCCTGTGGATCCAGTTGAAAAGACGATTCCAGAACCTCAGGTAACACAGGAAGAACCTGTAAGAGAACAATTCTTTACTGATACTGATGCTAGCAAACCAAGGCAAAAAAGAGGATGGTTAATCGCCTTACTTTTATTGCTCTTAGCCATCATTGCTACTGTATTTGGCTGGAATTATCTTAAACAAGATAATACTAAGACAAACAAAGCTGCAAGTAGTCCAACAACTCAGACCTCAAAAACAGAGGCTTCTAAAAAAGCGCAACAGTTGAAGGCTGATGCCAAAGCTTTTGAGAAAAAATATAGTGCCTTTTATACGGATGCGACAAAAAGCAACCTAAAAAATAGTGCTTTTACAAACTTGCCAGAGTTAGAAAAAGCCTTGAAATCTCTAGAAGGTTCTAGCTATTATGATAAGGCAAAAGAAAAGGTAAATGCGCTGAAAAAAGCAATCACAGCGATTACAGCTGTCAATGGGAAATTTGTTTCAGATGCTATTGTAGACGGGAATAAGGTTGCAGCCGAGGTCAAGCCAGATGCTAACTTTGATGACTTATCAAGTGCTACATTAACAACAGGCAATGCCAACTTGGATGCTGTTTTACAGGCAAGCATTACAGAAGGTCGCCAACAATTAGCAACTAAGGCTGAAGCAGCGAAAGCGGCAAGTGACCAGGCAGCAGCTCAAGCACAGCAGGCTACAGAAGTACCGGCAGCTCAGACGTCTAGTGCAATGGGGCCATCATCTGGTTATGGCATCACGGCCTATAACCCTGCAAGCCTTCAAAGACAATTGTCTCGTGTACCTTACAACGATTCAGTTATTGCTGATAGTGGTAATCCTGCTTGGACTTTTAATCCAGGGATTCTCGAGAAAATTGTTGCTACCTCGCAGGCAAGAGGGTACATTTCAGGCAATCAGTATATTTTAGAGCCTGTTAATATTATTAATGGCAATGGTTACTATAATATGTTTAAGCCTGATGGGACATATCTTTTCTCTATTAATTGCAAAACCGGTTATTTTGTAGGGAATGCCAAAGGGCACTCAGATGCTTTAGACTATTAA